A region from the Flavobacteriales bacterium genome encodes:
- the crtI gene encoding phytoene desaturase, with the protein MKGDSIKAVVVGAGIAGIATAIRLRHLGYEVTVCEANDYPGGKLTAFEQDGFRFDAGPSLFTLPYLVDELFELCGEDPRDHFNYHRKDVACHYFWEDGTFLPAWADRQKFALEVEERIGVPAARLTSHLQHSALLWERTGSLFMERSLHRFSTYFSKDTLKALGAIHKLNLFTTMHGANERALKDPKMTQLFDRFATYNGSSPYLAPGVMNIIPHLEHQLGTYYPEGGMHEITTSLTGLAERIGVQFRYEARVERIIVERKKVTGVELTSAREGHNQTLRADIVVSNMDVVPTYRKLMPNEPAPERTLNQPRSSSALIWYWGIGHIFNELDLHNIFFSDGYRSEFEDIFEKGKIFDDPTVYLNISSKEDANDAPMGKENWFVMVNVPGNTGQDWDRLIAETRQYVVQKLSRMLGVEIEPLIETESLLDPRLIESKTSSFRGSLYGAASNNAMAAFLRHPNAHRRIGGLYFSGGSVHPGGGIPLCLLSARITAELVQKDHRS; encoded by the coding sequence ATGAAGGGAGACTCAATAAAAGCTGTAGTCGTAGGAGCAGGCATAGCCGGCATTGCAACGGCTATTCGATTACGCCATCTGGGTTACGAAGTAACGGTTTGCGAAGCAAACGACTACCCCGGTGGAAAACTAACCGCTTTTGAGCAAGATGGATTTCGATTCGACGCCGGTCCGTCGCTCTTTACCTTGCCCTACCTCGTCGACGAGCTGTTCGAACTCTGCGGTGAAGACCCCCGAGATCATTTCAATTACCACCGCAAAGACGTCGCCTGCCATTACTTTTGGGAAGATGGCACTTTTTTACCCGCCTGGGCCGACCGCCAAAAATTCGCACTCGAAGTCGAGGAACGTATAGGGGTGCCTGCGGCACGATTAACATCGCACCTCCAGCATTCGGCACTGTTGTGGGAAAGAACCGGCTCCCTCTTTATGGAGCGGTCCCTGCATCGTTTCAGCACCTACTTCTCTAAAGACACTCTAAAGGCATTGGGAGCCATTCACAAGCTCAATTTGTTCACCACCATGCACGGGGCCAATGAGCGCGCCCTGAAAGACCCCAAAATGACGCAGCTCTTCGACCGTTTCGCGACCTACAACGGTTCTAGTCCATACCTCGCGCCGGGCGTCATGAACATCATTCCTCACCTCGAACACCAATTGGGTACGTATTACCCCGAAGGCGGAATGCACGAGATCACCACGTCCCTGACGGGGCTTGCAGAACGTATCGGAGTTCAATTCAGATACGAAGCGCGAGTTGAACGCATCATCGTTGAACGGAAAAAAGTAACGGGGGTAGAGCTCACATCGGCCCGAGAGGGCCATAATCAGACCCTACGCGCCGATATCGTCGTAAGCAACATGGATGTGGTGCCGACGTACCGAAAACTCATGCCGAATGAGCCCGCTCCGGAGCGCACTTTGAATCAACCTCGCAGTAGCTCTGCACTCATTTGGTATTGGGGTATCGGGCACATTTTCAATGAGTTGGATCTCCACAACATTTTCTTTAGCGATGGTTACCGGTCGGAGTTCGAAGACATCTTCGAAAAAGGCAAGATTTTTGATGACCCAACCGTGTATCTGAACATCAGTAGTAAGGAAGATGCGAACGATGCACCGATGGGCAAGGAGAACTGGTTCGTGATGGTGAATGTACCCGGTAATACGGGGCAAGATTGGGATCGGTTGATCGCCGAAACCCGCCAGTACGTAGTGCAAAAATTGAGTCGAATGCTGGGGGTTGAGATCGAGCCGTTGATCGAGACCGAATCACTGCTTGATCCGCGGTTGATCGAATCCAAGACCAGCTCGTTTCGAGGGTCGCTTTACGGAGCGGCCTCGAACAACGCCATGGCCGCTTTTTTGCGTCACCCCAACGCGCATCGCCGAATCGGAGGGCTGTATTTTTCAGGGGGGAGCGTCCACCCGGGAGGAGGAATTCCACTTTGCCTATTGAG